One window of the Gopherus evgoodei ecotype Sinaloan lineage unplaced genomic scaffold, rGopEvg1_v1.p scaffold_145_arrow_ctg1, whole genome shotgun sequence genome contains the following:
- the LOC115639893 gene encoding LOW QUALITY PROTEIN: olfactory receptor 52M1-like (The sequence of the model RefSeq protein was modified relative to this genomic sequence to represent the inferred CDS: inserted 1 base in 1 codon) — MTDFNTTDFTNPSTFILQGIPGLEAAHIWISIPFPTMYAIAILGNFTILFLVKMDPSLHGPMYYFLCLLAVTDLVLLTSTLPKMLSIFWFSAREISFSACLTQMYFIHCFSTMESGIFTAMALDRYAAICHPLRYSTFLTNPIVAKISLAVVLCGGMLALPYPILARQWPYCKTNIIXQPYCTHIAMVNLACADTRISSYYGLFVLFCVMGLDVIFIIVSYIQILRVIFSLPTKDARLKTFQTCGSHLFVILAFYISGLFISLLSRFGQNVPLHFHVLIANVYLLMPLVLNPIIYGVRTKQIRDRLFRFFTHEGA; from the exons ATGACAGATTTCAACACAActgacttcaccaacccctccaccttcatcctgcagGGCATTCCTGGCCTAGAGGCGGCCCATAtatggatctccatccccttccccaccatgtacgccatagccatcttggggaacttcaccatcctatTCCTTGTGAAGATGGATCCGAGCCTCCATggccccatgtactatttcctctgcttgCTGGCTGTCACCGACCTGGTCCTATTAACATCCACcctgcccaaaatgctgagcatcttctggttcagtgctagggagatcagtttcagtgcctgcctcacccagatgtacttcattcactgcttctcaacGATGGAGTCTGGGATCTTCACGGCCATGGCTCTGGATCGCTATGCggccatctgccatcccctgagaTATTCTACCTTCCTGACAAACCCTATCGTGGCCAAGATCAGCTTGGCCGTGGTGCTGTGCGGTGGTATGCTTGCACTTCCCTATCCCATCCTGGCGAGGCAATGGCCATATTGCAAAACCAACATCA CCCAGCCGTACTGCACACACATAGCTATGGTGAATCTGGCCTGCGCCGACACCCGCATCAGTAGTTACTATGGGCTCTTTGTGCTATTCTGTGTGATGGGTCTGGATGTGATTTTTATCATTGTGTCCTATATCCAGATCCTCAGGgtcatcttcagcctccccacaaaggacgcCCGGCTCAAGACTTTTCAGACCTGTGGCTCCCACCTCTTTGTCATTTTAGCCTTTTACATCTCAGGTCTCTTCATCTCCCTCCTATCCCGGTTTGGCCAGAATGTGCCGCTACATTTCCATGTTCTCATTGCCAATGTGTACCTCTTGATGCCCCTCGTgctcaaccccatcatctacggtgtgaggaccaaacagatccgggACAGGCTGTTTCGGTTCTTTACTCATGAAGGGGCCTAA